From Nicotiana tabacum cultivar K326 chromosome 22, ASM71507v2, whole genome shotgun sequence, one genomic window encodes:
- the LOC107764443 gene encoding myb family transcription factor PHL7-like: MYQPKGVPGSSLVHNNAAVHSQLLDCDDGSMDPTSGGNNINNPSLASKQRLRWTNELHERFVDAVAQLGGPDRATPKGVLRVMGVQGLTIYHVKSHLQKYRLAKYLPDSSSDGKKPDKKESRDMLSSLDGSSGVEITTALKLQMEVQKRLHEQLEVQKQLQLRIEAQGKYLKKIIEEQQRLSGVLSEVPGSGVTAPPTGDNGPESDNRSEPGTPAPTSESPNVEKHVKAHAPTKSLSVDESFSLQHEPLTPDSDCPESSPMESPNGERSSKKQRVATSAAFAKDDVALTHQILESSLSSPYQQPPSVFITRDQFNRTSGLSLGIEDQKVSGNM, translated from the exons ATGTATCAGCCCAAAGGCGTTCCAGGTTCAAGCTTAGTCCACAACAATGCAGCAGTGCATAGTCAGTTATTAGACTGTGATGACGGCTCAATGGATCCGACCAGTGGAGGCAATAACATCAACAATCCTAGTCTTGCTTCAAAGCAACGTCTGCGTTGGACCAATGAGCTTCATGAACGATTTGTTGATGCTGTCGCACAACTTGGTGGCCCGGATA GAGCTACACCGAAAGGTGTTCTTAGAGTCATGGGTGTACAAGGGCTAACCATTTACCATGTAAAAAGCCATTTACAG AAATATCGACTTGCTAAATATCTTCCAGATTCCTCATCTGATG GGAAAAAACCTGATAAGAAAGAATCGAGGGATATGCTATCAAGTTTGGATGGTTCATC AGGAGTGGAAATCACTACGGCTCTAAAGCTGCAGATGGAGGTGCAAAAGCGACTGCACGAGCAACTGGAG GTCCAGAAACAGCTACAACTTAGAATAGAAGCCCAAGGGAAGTATTTGAAGAAGATAATCGAAGAGCAACAGCGGCTCAGTGGAGTTCTTTCAGAAGTTCCTGGTTCTGGGGTCACTGCTCCTCCAACTGGTGACAATGGCCCAGAATCTGATAATAGGAGTGAACCAGGGACTCCTGCACCAACATCTGAGTCCCCTAATGTTGAGAAGCATGTAAAAGCACATGCCCCAACCAAGAGCCTTTCTGTGGACGAATCATTCTCCTTGCAGCATGAGCCTCTCACTCCAGATTCTGATTGCCCAGAGTCGTCGCCAATGGAGAGCCCTAACGGTGAGAGGTCATCGAAGAAACAAAGAGTGGCCACAAGTGCAGCCTTTGCAAAAGACGATGTGGCACTTACACATCAGATATTGGAATCAAGCTTGAGCTCACCATACCAGCAACCACCTTCAGTTTTTATAACGAGGGACCAATTTAATCGTACATCAGGATTATCTCTTGGCATTGAGGATCAGAAAGTTTCTGGTAACATGTAG